In Phycisphaerales bacterium, the sequence GACATCGACTGCGAGTCGTTCCCGCTGGCCAAGAGCCTCGGCGACGTGATGGCGGCGCTGGAGTCGCTGTACTCCAGCGACCACAAGTACAAGAGCGTCGTCATCGACAGCCTCGACTGGCTCGAGCGCCTGATCTGGGCCGAGGTGTGCGCCGACGAGAGCGTCGAGAACATCGAGAAGATCGGGTACGCCAAGGGGTACACCTTCGCCGTCGACAAGTGGCGGATGGTGCTCGGGGCGCTCGATGCCCTACGCAGCGATCGCGGCATGACGATCGTGCTGATCGCGCACGCCAAGATCGAGAAGTTCGAGAACCCCGAGACCGTGCCGTACGACCGCTACTCGCCGCGCCTGCACAAGCTGGCCAGCGCGCTGGTGCAGGAATGGGCCGACGAGGTGCTCTTCGCCACGTACAAGGTCCACACCGTCAAGGTGGCCGAGGGGTTCAACCAGGCCAAGCACAACGGCATCGGCACCGGCGAGCGGATCATCCGCACCGTCGAGCGCCCGGCCCACGTCGCCAAGAACCGCTTGGGTTTGCCCGACGAGTTGCCTCTCGACTACCGCGTGTACGGCGCGTTCGCCCGCGGCGAGAACCCCTTCGCCGAAGCACCCGCATCTTCTGCCCCCGCGTCGTCGCCCGATGCGGCGAGCACCTGATCCCCATCCATCGCACATCCGCTCTCGCACCTCTGCACAAGGAACCTGACCCATGGCCAGTTTGAACAACTTCGACGCCTCGCAAGTCGATCCCTCCGTGGCGCTCGACCCGCTCCCCGCCGGCAAGTACCTCGCCGTCATCTCCGAGTCGGAGCTCAAGCCGACCAAGACCGGCGTCGGCAAGTACCTCCAGCTCACGTTTCAGATCATCGACGGCGAGTTCAAGGGCCGCCTGGTCTGGGCCCGCCTCAACCTCGAGAACAAGAGCGAGATGACGGTCAAGATCGCTCGCGGCGAGCTCTCGGCCATCTGCCGCGCCATCGGCGTCATGCAGCCCAAGGACTCGGTCGAGCTGCACAACGTCCCGCTGGAGATCAACGTCGGGCTGAAGAAGCGCGACGACAACGGCGAGTTCACCAACGTCATCAAGGGGTACGCCAAGAAGGGTGGCGGATCGCCGGTGGCCCGCCGCGCTCCCGTTGGCGTCGGCCCGGGGAGCACGCCACCCTGGAAGCGATAGGCCCACATGGTCGTGTCCTCGAGCTCCCGTACCCGCCCAGCGTGAACCACATCTGGCGGCGGATGGGCTCCAGGACCGTGCTGAGCCGCGAGGGACGGCGCTACCGCGCGAGCGTGTGCGCCGCCCTCGCGGCGAGGCGGGTGGTGCGGATGAACGGGCGGCTCGAGGTGCGTGTCACCGTCTGCCCGCCCGACAACCGCCGCCGCGACCTCGACAACGTGCAGAAAGCCCTGCTCGATGCGCTCGCCAAAGGCGGTGCGTACCGCGACGACTCGCAGATCGATCGGCTGGTGGTTGAACGCGGCCCGGTGACGCCGGGCGGCAAGGTGCTGGTGGTGATCGAGCACATCGCTCACCCGGGATCGGAGACCGAGCATGAGCACTGAAGAACTGAGCCTGACGAGCCTGAAGATCAACGGCGGAACGCAGCCGCGGGAGGCGATCTCCGAAGAGACGGTGTCCGAGTACGCCGAGGCCCTGCGCGAGGGCGCGGTTTTCCCGCCGGTGGTGGTGGTCCGCGACGGCGCAAATCTCTGGCTGGTCGACGGGTTCCACCGGTACCACGCCCACCGGCGCTGCGGGCGGGAGACGATCGCCGCGGACGTGCGCGCCGGCACGCTGCGCGACGCCGTGCTGCACTCGCTGTCGGCCAACGTCGAACACGGGCTGCGCCGGACCAACGCCGACAAGCGTAAGGCCGTTCTCACGATGCTCACGAACGCACTGGTCGCGACGGACGACGATGGCAATCCGTGGTCCAACCGCGAGGTTGCTCGGCGTTGCTGCGTCGGTCCGGATCTCGTGGGCCGTCTTCGAGGCTCACTATCCGAAAACGATAGTGAGCCTTCCCAGACTACCCGCTCCTACACCACCAAGCACGGCACGACCGCCGTGATGAAGACCCGGAACATCGGCCGCCGGAAGGCCGGCAACCCCGACCGAACCCGCGGTGCCATCGCCCCGAACGCGATGACGCCCGTCCGCGGGCACTCCACCCCGAGCAAGAAGACGGCCATCGAGCTGCCCCACGACCCGCGCTGGGCGGCCCGGAGCCTCCTGAGCGCCATGGGCGCGGAGTTCGTCCGCGCCCTGATTCCCGAACTGACCCACTGCCTTGAAGGAGCCCACGAATGACCACGATGACCCCTCGATTCGCCCTGAACGCCGCCGCCAGCGCCGAGACCGCTGTCGAGCGGGCCCGACGAGCCTCCCGCAACGCCACGCTCTCCCTTTCCGGCCCCGAGCCGACAGTCACCCGCGTGCTGGTGACTCCCGCGATGGCGATGGACTGGCTCGACAACGCCAACACCTCCAACCGCAAGGTCAGCGACGCGCACGTCCAGCGCCTCGCCCGCGACATGGCGAGCGGAGAATGGAAGCTGACGCACGAGGGCATCGCCTTCGACCCCAGCGGCATCCTGCTCGACGGCCAGCACCGGCTCTGGGCGGTGGTGATGTCCGAGACGCCCATCGAGATGCACGTCTGGCGGAACGTCACCCGCGAGGCGCTGATGGCGATCGACTGCGGGAAGTCCCGCTCGCTCTGCGACGTTCTCCGTCTCGGCGGCGGGCACGGAGAGGTGGGAACGACGGACCTGGCCGTGCTCCGCGCGATGCTCGGCGGGCTCGCCGGGCCCGTCGCCCTTACGCCCTCCCAGGCGGCCGAAGCGCTGGGCAAGCACGCCGCCGCGGTCAAACTCGCGGTTGAGGCGCTGCCGCGTGCCCGGTGGATCGCGTGCGCGGCGACCCGGGCCGTCATCGGACGGGCGTACTACTCGTGCGATCACGACCGGCTCCGCGAGTTCGGGCGGATGCTCGGCACCGGCGTGGTGCCCGAGGGCGGTGCCGTGGCCGTGGTGCTGCTCCGTCAGTTCCTGTGCGAGAAGGCGGGCCACTCGCGGCAGGCCGGGCACGAGCGGTACACCAAGACGCAGCGGGCCCTCGTCGCGTTCCTCAAGGGCGAGGCGATCTCCAGGCTGTACGCGGCGACGCAAGAGCACTTCCCCCTGCCCGAGGAGGTGGCCCGCTGATGATCGTCGCCACCCCCTCGACGCCGAGGATCGAGCTCCGCCCGTACCAGCGCGAAGCGGTGGACCAGGTGTACGCGCACCTCCGCGGTCGGGATGACAACCCGTGCGTGGTCATCCCGACCGGCGGGGGCAAGACGCCGGTGATCGCGACGATCTGCCGCGACGCCGTCACGCAATGGAACGGACGAGTCGTCATCCTCGCGCACGTCAAGGAACTCCTCGAGCAGACTGCCGAGAAGCTTCGGTTCATCGCGCCCGACCTGCCCGTGGGCATCTACTCGGCGGGCCTCAGGCGCAAGGACCTCGGCTACAGCGCCACCGTCGCGGGCATCCAGAGCATCTGTAAGAAGGCCTGCGACCTCGGGCCGGTCGATCTGATCATCGTGGACGAGGCCCACATGGTCCCCGCCGAGGACGACGGGATGTACCGGCAGTTCATCTCCGACGCCAAGGTCGTGAACCCCAACGTCCGCGTCATCGGGCTCACCGCCACGCCGTACCGCCTGAAGTCCGGCGCGATCTGCGCCCCCGAGAACATTCTCAACCACGTCTGCTACGAGGTCGGCGTTCGCGAGCTCATCGTGCAGGGATTCCTGTCGCCGCTCAAGACCAAGGCGGGCATCCAGAAGATCAGCACCGACGACCTGCACGTCCGCGCCGGCGAGTTCGTCGCCAGCGAGGTCGAGGACCTTATGGACAAAGACGGGCTGGTCGAGGGCGCATGCGCGGAGATCGCGCAGCACACCAAGGACCGCAGCGCCACGCTGATCTTCTCCTCGGGCATCCGCCACGGGCAGCACATCGTCGATGTGCTCAAAGCCAAGCACGGCATCGAGTGCGGCTTCGTCACCGGCGACACGCCCGACGGCGTGCGGGCGGCGATCCTCGGCCGCTTCCGCTCCGGCGAGCTCAAGTACCTGTGCAACGTCAACGTCCTCACCACCGGCTTCGATGCCCCGCACATCGACTGCGTTGCGCTTGTGCGCCCGACCATGTCGCCGGGCCTGTATTACCAGATGGTGGGGCGGGGCTTCCGGCTGCACCCTGGCAAGACTGAGTGTCTCGTGCTGGACTTCGGCGGCAACGTGCTCCGGCACGGGCCGGTCGACGCGATCCGAATCGCCACCGACGATCGCGGCGACGGCGAAGCCCCGGCGAAGGAGTGTCCGAACTGCCAGGCCCTCATCGCGGCGGGATACCAGACCTGCCCGCAGTGCGGGCACCAGTTCCCCGATCCGAACCGCCAGCAGCACGAGGCCAAGGCCAGCACCGAGGGCATCCTCAGCGGCCAGACCACCCGCGAAGAGCACCGTGTCAGCGAGACGACGTATCACGTCCATATGAAGCGGAGCGATCCCTCCGCGCCCCTGACCATGCGGGTCGAGTACCGCGTCGGCTTCAACCGCTACTTCCGCGAGTGGGTCTGCTTCGACCACTCCGGATACGCGCGAACGAAGGCGGAAGCCTGGTGGCGGGCACGATCGGTCGAGCCGGTGCCCGGCGGTACGGAGGAGGCGGTCGACATGGCCAAGGCCGGGGCGCTCGCCCCGACGCTCTCGATCACCGTTGAGAAGAAGGCCGGCGACCAGTTCGAGCGTGTCACCCAGCACGTGCTTGGCGACAAGCCGCCGCGTTTGGACAGCGAGGAAGGCCTGCCGGACCGGCCGCCGGAGCCCGCGGGCATGACGTACGGCATCCCCGAAGACGAGATTCCCTTCTGATGAGCGATGGATCCTCCATCCTGCTCGAGTCGGCGCGCACGTACCTCGCACGCGGGTACGCGGTCATCCCTGTGCCGGCGCGGAAGAAGATACCCGTGCTCAAGGGGTGGACGGACCTGCGCCTTTCCGAGAGCGACCTACCAGCGCACTTCAACGGCACCGGCAACATCGGCGTGCTCCTGGGCGAGCCGAGCGGGTGGCTGGTGGATGTCGACCTCGACTGCGAGGAAGCGGTGGCGCTCGCGCCCAAGTTCCTGCCGCCGACGGGCGCGATGTCCGGACGGCCGGGCAAGCCCGCGTCGCACTGGTGGTACATCTGCGAGGGGATCAAGACCCGCAAGCACCAGGACCCGGTGTCGAAGAAGATGATCGTCGAGCTGCGGAGCACCGGGGCGCAGACCGTCGTTGGCCCGAGCATCCATCCCAGCGGGGAGCCCTACGACCACCTCGACGGCGATCCCGCCGTGGTCGACGCCGGGGAACTGGCCGCCGCCGTCGCTGCGCTGGCTGAGGCCGTGACTGAGGCCAGGCACGGGCGCAAAGAACGTCCGCGTTCACAGCCAGAGGCGCTCGGAACGCCGACGTTCCCAGCGGGCGACGCCGTGCTGCGCCGCGCCGCGGCGTACCTCGACCGCATCCCACCAGCGATCTCCGGCTCGGGCGGGCACAGCCAGACGTACGCGGCAGCGACGGCGATGGTGCACGGCTTTGGGCTCGACCCGGAGGCGGCGTTCTCGCTGCTGCGGGAACGGTACAACCCGCGGTGCGAGCCGCCGTGGTCGGAGAAGGAACTGCGGCACAAGGTGACGGACGCCGCCAGCAAACCGCACGACCGTCCGCACGGGTGGTTGCGCGATGCGGGTCCCGCCGAGTCCAGCGACGTTGATCTGTCCGAGTTCAACCCTGAGCCCAGGCGTGGCGTCGTCGAGCGGGCCCGCTCGGAGCGTCCGCCAGATCCCGGTCCGTTCCCCGCCCACCTGCTCCGCGTGCCTGGATTCATCGAACAGGTCGTGGCGTACAACCTGGCCACGGCGACGCGCCCGCAGCCCGTGCTCGCCCTCGCGGCCGCTATCTGCCTGCAGGCCGTGCTCGCGGCCCGCAAGGTCCGCGATGAGCGCGGCAACCGCACCAACGTCTACTGCGTCGGCGTCGCACCTTCCGGCGCTGGCAAGGACAATGCCCGCAAGGTCAACAAGAACATCCTCTTCGCCGCCGACATGGTCGAGCACGAGGGCAACGAGGACCTCGCGTCCGACGCCGGGCTGGTGACCGCGGTGGAGGCCGAGCCGGCGGTCCTGTTCCAGATCGACGAGTTCGGCCGCTTCCTGCGCACCATCGGCGACCCGAAGAAGGCCCCGCACCTGTTCAACGTGCTGACGGCGCTGATGAAGCTCTACAGCAGCGCCGACACGATCTTCCGCGGCAAGGCCTACGCCGACGCCAAGCGGAACAAGGTGGTCGACCAGCCGTGCGTCAGTGTCTACGGCACAACTGTCCCCGAGCACTTCTTCGAGTCCCTCACCGCCGACAGCCTCAGCGACGGGTTCATCGCTCGCTTGCTCGTGTTCGAGTCGGCCGAGACGCCGGCGCGGCAGCGGGCCAAGGCGTTGAGTGTTCCCGAACCGCTGAAGCAGGCAGCGGAATGGTGGGGAGCGCAGCAGCCCGGGGGCAACCTCTTCAAGGAGCACCCCAAGCCGATCGTGGTCGAGACCACGCCGGAGGCGGGCGATGTGTTCGATGCGCTTGCCTCAACGGTGGATGCCGAACTGGGCAAGCCCGACGAGACGGGGCGGTCGCTGTGGGCCCGCGCCGAGGAGAAGGCGTGCCGCCTCGCGCTGATCTACGCGTGCTCCGCGAACGCCGAGAAGCCCGTGATCGACGCCGACGCCGCCCATTGGGCGTGCGACCTGTCGTCGTACCTCACCCGCCGCATGCTCTACATCGCCCACGAGTGGGTCGCCGACGGCGTCTTCGACGCTCGGCAGAAGCGCGTCGTGCGAGTGGTGCGCAAGGCGGGCGGAAGGATCTCCCGCAGTGAACTCTGCCGCAAGACCCAGTGGCTAACCCAGCGGGAGCGGCAGGAAGTCATCGACAACCTGCTGGAGACACAACAGTTGCGGCAGGAAGAGGAATCCTCCTCGACGCGGCCGAAGGTGGTGTATGCCCTTGCCTGAACCGGATCTTTCAATCTTTCAACTAGTCACCGCGCGCGTAGGCGATACGCGCACGCGTGGGCACGCGCACGGGCGGAAGGGAGGTATTGAAAGATTGAAAGATCTCTCTCTTCCATCATGTACTTCTCCCCTCCCGCCCCACCGCGCCCATGCAGGTCGCGTGCCAGCCCGCGCCTACCGCCAGCCCAACAGCCCGAAGCCGAACGGCGGGGAGGCGGATGGCGTTAGGTACTTCCCGGGCCAGGTCGCGAGGCTTGGCCCGCGGGAACAGCCGCGGGACCAATCAGAGTTTCTTTCGTCTGTCCGAGCGCTTGTGGAGGTCGCGAATGCATGGATGCACTGATGCAGGAAGAGTGGCGCAAGGCGGCCGGCAAGATGGCCAGCAAACTCCGTGCGGACGCTCGCAACGGCGTGATGCTGGCGTCGCCCTGGCCGCGTGCCGTTCACAGCATGGTGGTCGGCTGGCAGATCCGTCTGAGCCAGCCGCCGACGTCTCCGCGCCCGAGGCGATGGCGTCCGACGTGGGAGGTGTTCGCGGTTCTGGCGGTCGAGAACGCGATCACCGCTCTGAAGCACGTCAATCGCCCAGCGTGGCACAAGTGGGCGGCGTCCAGGGTGACCCCGACGCGTCGGTACATCCCCAAGCGCAACCGCCCGCCTGCACTCCGATCTCAGCCCCAGGGGTTCTCAAGCTCCTGAGTCAGCAGCGGCACCTGTGCGCACTGTCGGGGCGGCCCCTGACTCCGGAGTCGGCGGCGCTCGACCACATCGTGCCCATTCGACTCGGCGGTCAGCACATCATCGAGAACGCGCAGATCCTCGACAAGGACGTCAACCGCGCGAAGAACGCCATGACCAACGCCGAGTTCATCGCGCTGTGCCGCGAGGTCGTTCGCTGGTGCGGGGTCGCCGGCGTGTTGGACTGCGGAGCCAATCCCGGCTCCGAACACCCTCCGAATCCGCTGGGTGCCGCCCCGCCCGCCAGAAGCGACTCGGGGCGTTGGTAGGCCCTCCCGCCAAGGACGCGACGTGGGCCAACGTGGGCGGACCCGTGGCCAACGGGCGGGGCCTGTAGTGGGCGGGATTCGGGGCGCTGAGCGCCCCCCGGACGGGCCCGTCAGCCCGAGCGATCCAGCCAACCAGCGATCCAGCCATCCCAGCCCCCCGGACCTGCCGCATGTGCGGCGGGCCACCACGACGCCCCACGCGCTGGCGCTTGCCGCCGCGCGTCCGAACGGAGATCGCTGTGAACATCGAGACGCTTCCCATCGACGCGGTCAAGGAGTACGACCGCAACCCCCGCACGATCAGCGACGCCGCCATCGACGCGGTCGCCAAGAGCATCGAGGCCTTCGGCTTCAAGATCCCGATCCTGATCGACGCCGACAACATCATCATCGCCGGGCACACGCGGCTCCGCGCGGCGCGGAAGCTCGGGCTGAAGGAGGTGCCGACAATCCGCGCCGACGACCTCACGCCCGACCAGGTCAAGGCGCTGCGCATCGCCGACAACAAGGTCGCGTCGCTGACCTCGTGGGACATGGAACTGCTGCCCATCGAGCTGGCGGACCTCAAGGGTGTCGACTTCGATCTCGCGCTGCTGGGCTTCAGCGCCGAGGACCTCGCGGCGATCATGGCTCCCGCCGGCAACGAAGGTCTCGTCGACCCCGACGATGTGCCCGCGCCGCCCGACGCCGCGACGACGATCCCCGGCGACATCTGGGTGCTGGGCAACCACCGCTTGATGTGCGGCGACTCGTCCAAGCCCGAGGACCTGGACCGACTGCTCGACGGCCAGCCGATCCATCTGGTCAACACCGACCCGCCGTACAACGTGAAGGTCGAGCCGCGGAGCAACAACGCGATCGCGGCCGGGCTGTCGTCGTTCACGATGGCGCAGCGGAAGGACGCGAGCGCCGGCGACCAGCAGTCGGCGGACCTGCACCGCTACCCCGAGAAGTCCAAGCCGACGCACAAGAAGCTCCGGGCCAAGGACCGGCCGCTGGCCAACGACTTCGTGTCCGACCAGGAGTTCGACCGCCTGCTCGCGGCGTGGTTCGGCAACATCGCCCGCGTGCTGATCCCCGGCGGGGGCTTCTACATCTGGGGCGGCTACGCGAACTGCGCCAACTACCCGCCGGTGCTCAAGGCGATGGAGCTGTACTTCAG encodes:
- a CDS encoding ATP-binding protein, giving the protein MPPATLMNQISKGRKAQPRRVMLYGTHGIGKSTFGAMAESPIFVPTEDGLADIDCESFPLAKSLGDVMAALESLYSSDHKYKSVVIDSLDWLERLIWAEVCADESVENIEKIGYAKGYTFAVDKWRMVLGALDALRSDRGMTIVLIAHAKIEKFENPETVPYDRYSPRLHKLASALVQEWADEVLFATYKVHTVKVAEGFNQAKHNGIGTGERIIRTVERPAHVAKNRLGLPDELPLDYRVYGAFARGENPFAEAPASSAPASSPDAAST
- a CDS encoding DUF669 domain-containing protein, whose translation is MASLNNFDASQVDPSVALDPLPAGKYLAVISESELKPTKTGVGKYLQLTFQIIDGEFKGRLVWARLNLENKSEMTVKIARGELSAICRAIGVMQPKDSVELHNVPLEINVGLKKRDDNGEFTNVIKGYAKKGGGSPVARRAPVGVGPGSTPPWKR
- a CDS encoding RusA family crossover junction endodeoxyribonuclease; the protein is MGSRTVLSREGRRYRASVCAALAARRVVRMNGRLEVRVTVCPPDNRRRDLDNVQKALLDALAKGGAYRDDSQIDRLVVERGPVTPGGKVLVVIEHIAHPGSETEHEH
- a CDS encoding ParB-like nuclease domain-containing protein, with product MSTEELSLTSLKINGGTQPREAISEETVSEYAEALREGAVFPPVVVVRDGANLWLVDGFHRYHAHRRCGRETIAADVRAGTLRDAVLHSLSANVEHGLRRTNADKRKAVLTMLTNALVATDDDGNPWSNREVARRCCVGPDLVGRLRGSLSENDSEPSQTTRSYTTKHGTTAVMKTRNIGRRKAGNPDRTRGAIAPNAMTPVRGHSTPSKKTAIELPHDPRWAARSLLSAMGAEFVRALIPELTHCLEGAHE
- a CDS encoding DEAD/DEAH box helicase, producing the protein MIVATPSTPRIELRPYQREAVDQVYAHLRGRDDNPCVVIPTGGGKTPVIATICRDAVTQWNGRVVILAHVKELLEQTAEKLRFIAPDLPVGIYSAGLRRKDLGYSATVAGIQSICKKACDLGPVDLIIVDEAHMVPAEDDGMYRQFISDAKVVNPNVRVIGLTATPYRLKSGAICAPENILNHVCYEVGVRELIVQGFLSPLKTKAGIQKISTDDLHVRAGEFVASEVEDLMDKDGLVEGACAEIAQHTKDRSATLIFSSGIRHGQHIVDVLKAKHGIECGFVTGDTPDGVRAAILGRFRSGELKYLCNVNVLTTGFDAPHIDCVALVRPTMSPGLYYQMVGRGFRLHPGKTECLVLDFGGNVLRHGPVDAIRIATDDRGDGEAPAKECPNCQALIAAGYQTCPQCGHQFPDPNRQQHEAKASTEGILSGQTTREEHRVSETTYHVHMKRSDPSAPLTMRVEYRVGFNRYFREWVCFDHSGYARTKAEAWWRARSVEPVPGGTEEAVDMAKAGALAPTLSITVEKKAGDQFERVTQHVLGDKPPRLDSEEGLPDRPPEPAGMTYGIPEDEIPF
- a CDS encoding DUF3987 domain-containing protein — translated: MSDGSSILLESARTYLARGYAVIPVPARKKIPVLKGWTDLRLSESDLPAHFNGTGNIGVLLGEPSGWLVDVDLDCEEAVALAPKFLPPTGAMSGRPGKPASHWWYICEGIKTRKHQDPVSKKMIVELRSTGAQTVVGPSIHPSGEPYDHLDGDPAVVDAGELAAAVAALAEAVTEARHGRKERPRSQPEALGTPTFPAGDAVLRRAAAYLDRIPPAISGSGGHSQTYAAATAMVHGFGLDPEAAFSLLRERYNPRCEPPWSEKELRHKVTDAASKPHDRPHGWLRDAGPAESSDVDLSEFNPEPRRGVVERARSERPPDPGPFPAHLLRVPGFIEQVVAYNLATATRPQPVLALAAAICLQAVLAARKVRDERGNRTNVYCVGVAPSGAGKDNARKVNKNILFAADMVEHEGNEDLASDAGLVTAVEAEPAVLFQIDEFGRFLRTIGDPKKAPHLFNVLTALMKLYSSADTIFRGKAYADAKRNKVVDQPCVSVYGTTVPEHFFESLTADSLSDGFIARLLVFESAETPARQRAKALSVPEPLKQAAEWWGAQQPGGNLFKEHPKPIVVETTPEAGDVFDALASTVDAELGKPDETGRSLWARAEEKACRLALIYACSANAEKPVIDADAAHWACDLSSYLTRRMLYIAHEWVADGVFDARQKRVVRVVRKAGGRISRSELCRKTQWLTQRERQEVIDNLLETQQLRQEEESSSTRPKVVYALA
- a CDS encoding ParB N-terminal domain-containing protein; this encodes MCGGPPRRPTRWRLPPRVRTEIAVNIETLPIDAVKEYDRNPRTISDAAIDAVAKSIEAFGFKIPILIDADNIIIAGHTRLRAARKLGLKEVPTIRADDLTPDQVKALRIADNKVASLTSWDMELLPIELADLKGVDFDLALLGFSAEDLAAIMAPAGNEGLVDPDDVPAPPDAATTIPGDIWVLGNHRLMCGDSSKPEDLDRLLDGQPIHLVNTDPPYNVKVEPRSNNAIAAGLSSFTMAQRKDASAGDQQSADLHRYPEKSKPTHKKLRAKDRPLANDFVSDQEFDRLLAAWFGNIARVLIPGGGFYIWGGYANCANYPPVLKAMELYFSQAVIWIKEHPVLTRKDFMGNHEWCFYGWKEGAAHRFFGPNNVPDTWSIKKVNPQSMVHLTEKPVELARRAIEYSSRPGENVLDLFGGSGSTLIGAEMTGRRAYLMELDPLYCDVIVQRWEKFTGRKAERVGSNAVAEEKAATRVAAGSKA